The genomic stretch CCTCATCATTAACTTCTAAAATCAGTTTTGCGTGTCCTTCATGTCTCGTTGTAGGAGATATTTCTATTCTGTTAGCCACAAAATTCACCTCCATAATGATAAACGATAAAAATAAAGATAAGGTTCAACAAATTTACCCATTAATTTTTTCTATATAAACTTATATATGCCTATATCTCTTTAAAAATACCAATGTATGCTTTTAGTTTTTTAGATATGTTACAAAATAGTTTTTTTATTATCTTAGGAATAAAATATAATTAAAAAATAATAAAAAGTAATAGAACTAAAATATTAAAAAATAATAAAAAAATAAAAAATAAAATTAAATTGTGGGAAACCAAACCGTTTCTCATTTCCATAGCATATTTCGTAGTATTTAACAATATATTATACAAACCGATAGCTATGGAAATGGGTTATCCTCAACTCATAGATTCATCGAGAATACCATTCTCTCTGCCATGGGTTCATTGACTTGGGTAGAACGGAGACAGCCCTCAAATGAAATTTATAAGCATTTATATTAACCTCGAAAGCAGAGCCCTCTCATCGGTTATATGATAATATTGTCCCACTGATATTTAGAAACTGCTACAATCCCGAATTAGACGGCTTTTAAACCCCGATTGCCAACCAATGACATCTGGAGGCTATAAGGTTCTTCGCTACAATTTGTCTCAATTGTTCCATTTGTAGCGGAGAACCAGAATGGAATAAAAGATTATAATGAATTTTTGCTATTAATTCTTGTTTTTGATTCAATTTTAAAAATTTAAAAATTTTTGTTTAAAATTTTTTATTACTTTCTAATAACTGCCACTGCCAATACATTTTCAATATCTATTGAATCTACTTCCTCACCTTCGCAGAATAAAGCCCTTTTAACATCCTTAATATGTTCCTTTCTAATAACTCCATACTCAGTATTTAATCCCTCATTTATTATCTTATCCAATGTTTCCTCATCAGCATTTTTAATTAAGTCCATAACATACTTAGCATTCTTTTTAAATTCTGGGCCTATCTTAGATTTATCAGGAATTATTTCAACTATTCTATACTCTAAATCTGGCTTACCTTTTATTATTTCAAGGTTTTCAATTTTTAAAGTACCTTTAATGTCATTTGCTGTTTTTATTAATGCATTGTATGTCTCTTCATCCTCTGTATATATTTCAACATACTTTAATGGAGCATTTAAAGGCATTCCTTTATTGGATTTAAATCTTCTAATAGATATTACAGTATTTTTGGCTATTTCTCCAATTTTTTCTATACTCTCATTTAAAAATTTCTCATCTACTTCTGGGAATGAAAAGTGTAGATTCTCAATTTTATAAATCTCACCTATATAATCTGCAAAGTGTGGAGCAAATGGACAGAGTAATCTTATTAACTTGTCTATTACATAGTAGAGAGTCCATCTTGCCTCCTTTTTATCATCCTCATTATTACCATACAATCTATATTTAACCATCTCTATATAATTGTCGCAAAACTCATGCCATACGAACTTGTAAATTTCTACTATTGTATTAAATCTATAATTCTCTAAATCTCTATTAACTCTATCAATTAACTTCTGTAATTTACTTAAAATCCACAAATCTATTGGATTCTTTACATCTAATGGTTTTTTTAACTCTTCAATAATCTCATCATTTATATGCATCTTAGCAAATCTACAAGCATTCCAAAACTTTCTTAAAAATCTATAACCGTAATCAACTTCTTTCCATAAAAATTGGACATCATCTCCAATAACGCTATTACTTGCCCACAATCTTAAAGCGTCTGCTCCATACTTTGCAATAATTTCATCTGGCTCTACAACATTACCCCTACTTTTACTCATCTTATGTCCATCCTCTCCAAACACCATACCATTTATAACTATCTCATCCCATGGCTTTTTGCCAGTTAAGGCAACAGACTTAACTATTGTATAGAAAGCCCAAGTTCTAATAATATCATGTCCTTGAGGTCTTAGTTGAACAGGATAATGCTTTCCAAAGAATTCATTATCATCTAACCACTTAGTTATAACCATCGGAGTTATAGATGAGTCCATCCATGTATCTAAAACGTCAGTTTCTGGAATTAAATCTTTATTACCGCACTTATCACAAACATAGCCTGTTTTAGTTGGGTCTATTGGTAAATCCTCTTCTTTAGCAACTACTACATTTCCACATTTCGGACAATACCAAACTGGTATTGGTGTAGCAAAGATTCTTTGCCTACTTATAACCCAATCCCAATCCATGTCTTCAATCCAATTTAACAGCCTAATTTTCATATGTTCAGGAACCCATTTAATCTCATTAGCAACTTCTTTAACTTTTGGAATTAATTTTTTAACATTAACGAACCACTGTTCAGTAACTATAATTTCAATAGGAGTTTTACATCTCCAACAAACTCCAACATTTTGCTTTATTGTCTCTTGCTTAATTAAATATCCTTCTTTCTTTAAATCTTCTATAATCAATTTTCTGGCTTCTTCTGTTTTTAATCCTTTATATTTACCAGCAATTTCAGTTAAAGTTCCTTTCTCATCAATTGCTTTTTTAATTTCTAATTTGTGCCTATTTACCCACAGAACATCTGTTTTATCCCCAAAAGTACATACCATTACCGCCCCTGTACCAAACTCTTTTTCAACATCATTATCTGCTAACAGTTTAACCTTATGTCCAAACAGTGGAACTATAAACTCTTTTCCAATTAAATCTTTATATCTCTCATCCTCTGGATGAACTAATATAGCAACACAGGCAGCCATAAGCTCAGGTCTTGTAGTTGCTATCATTATATACCCATCTCCATCAGCACTGGGGAATTTTATGTAATTTAATTTACTCTCCCTTTCAATGTATTCAACTTCAGCAAATGCTATTGCAGTTTGACATCTTGGACACCAATTTACTGGAAACTTACCTCTATAAATTAAACCATCTTTATACATTCTAACAAAGGCTGTTTGTGACTTTCTAATATATTCAGGAGTCATAGTTATATACTCCCTATCCCAATCAATTGATATTCCAAGAGATTTTATCTGTTTTCTCATTTTTTCAATGTTTTCTTCAGTTAATTTTATACATAACTCTCTAAATTTCTGCCTATCAATGTCAGATTTTGTTATTCCATACATCTCTTCAACTTTAACCTCTGTAGGCAATCCATGACAATCCCAACCTTGTGGGAATAAAACATTAAATCCTTTCATTCTTTTAAATCTTGCAATTATATCCATATATGTCCAATTTAGAGCGTGTCCTAAGTGTAATCTACCGGTAGGGTATGGTGGAGGAGTGTCAATAATGTATGGTGGTTTTTTGCTATTTTCATCAAATTTGTAAATTTTGCTTTCTTCCCATTTCTTCTGTATTTGTTTTTCAATTTCTATATTGTAATTTTTAGGCATTTCCATAATTATTCACCATTCTTACTTTGTTTTGTTAATCTAATTAAATAATAAGGTATTAAAAAATTTACTGTTTTTTATAAATAATTTAGGCATATTAATAAAATAGAAATCTCTCCCTACCTTTCTTTAAAAGTATGCATACTCTATTTTAAAATAAAAAATGTAAAATATTTAAATCTTTTTAGCGTAATCTATCATTCCTTTGAACATTTTTAATCCATCATCTGAGCCTAATATTTTTTCACTGGCTCTTTCAGGATGTGGCATTAGTAGAACACAATTTTGGTTTTCGTTACAAACTCCCGCTATATTGTCAATAGAGCCATTTGGATTTGCCTTTTCTGTCACTTCACCAGTTTCATCACAGTATTTAAACACTACCATATTATTTTTATACATATAGTCAAGAGTTTTATCGTCAGCGTAAAATCTACCCTCTGCGTGTGCTATTGGTATCTTTAAAACGTCTCCTTTTTTATAATACTGAGTAAATGGTGTTTTGTTGTTTTCAACCCTTATATATACCCATTTGCAGATAAATCTTGCATTTATATTGTTTGTTAATGTTCCTTTTGAAAAACCCGCCTCTAAACCAATTTGAGCTCCATTACATATTCCTAATACTGGCTTTCCTTCTTCAACCATCTTTTTTAATCCTTTGATTATTGGAGTTCTTGCACTTATTGCTCCTGCCCTTAAATAATCTCCGTATGAGAAGCCACCGGGAATTACCGCCCCTTTATATTCATCTAAGTTATCCTTAGTAAAAAAAACAAGTTCTGGCTCTCCGCCGGCTAATTTTATAGCATGACAAACATCCAACTCACAATTTGTCCCTAAGAATTTAGTTACTGCAATCTTCATACTCTCTCCCGTTAATTTAGGATTTATTTTTTATTTATTCTAATTCGGAAGTAATTACATTTAACATCTCTTTAATTAATATCGGCATCTTGTCAGTTCTTTCACTGAGTTCTATAATCTTTCTCTTCAATCTTTCGTCATCACAATTTCTAATATCTTTCGCTTTAATTGTCTTCCTACCATCTTTTTTTGCATTTTGCTCAGCAACTTCTGTAGTTATTTTTATTATTTCCATTAATAAATTGCTTAATTCATCAACAGCCTCGGAGGATATATTAAAGTCAGTGTATTGCTTCATTATTCTCTTTATTGTAGTTTTTGGTAACATCAAAATACCTCCTTATTATTTTATATTTATTTTATATTTTCTTCTACATTTACTACTCCCACTCTAATTAGTGGAATTAATGGCACTTCCTCAATTTCATCCAATCCACTTTTATCAATTAAAACAATTATTAATTTTGGACTACAAATTTCTTTTAACTGTTTTATACATTCTTTTAAAGTGCTTCCACTGGTTACAACATCATCTATAATTACTGCTCTTTTATAATTTACAGGAGAAAAGTTGTGAGAAATTGAACCAGATATTTTTTTACCTTCTTCAGATATATGTTTCTTTGGTATATATACAGTTAATTCTTTACCTAACTCAGTTGCCACCAACGTAGCAATAGGTACTCCACTCGTTGAAATTCCTACAACTGTGTCAAATTCAATATTCCTACTTTTTATTACATCAACGATTATTGAACTAATATATTTTAATCTATTTGCCGTACTTCCAATATTTTTCCAATCAATGAATATATCTACATTTTTTAAACTCAGAGATTTTTCCTCATTTTCCAATAATTTTTCAGCATTTAAAACCAAATATCTTGCAGTATCCATTGATACATTTAACTCTTCTGCAATTTCACCAATAGTTAAACCATTATTTTTCAGTTCAATAACCTTTTTTAATAGTTGTTTGTTCATAAATCTCCCTCATCATTTTTATTTATAATAGTTAGTATTACTTGGTAAGTTTTTATAGTTTAACAGGATTAAATTAAGTTATTAGTTTTACCATTGGTAGTTTTTAAAATTCTAATAAAAAATAACGATATTTTAAATAAAATCATAATAAGTAATGTCCCAATAATTAATGTTTTATATGGAGGTTTTAAATTAAACATTAAGATAAGGAGAATCCCAAATAATATATACCAAATATGCCAATATAATTTATAATTCTGTTTTTTATTACCCTTTAATTTTAATATATTCATATTGCCACCTCGGTATCCACCATTAATATTTTTAATTTTTTATTTTTTATAAGTTTTCTTAAATTGTTGAATATCTTATTAGTCGTTTATAAAATCGTTTTTTGATAACTGTTCTTTGAAATACAGCTATAATACACCCAAATACTTATGCATTTGTATTGTTAGCATAACATTGTCCTTTAAATATTCCCCACACGCCTCCATAATTTCAAATAATTTTCTCTTAGAAGGAGATTTTATATTTCCATAGGGCGTTACTGGTTGAATACACAAAGTTATATCACCAATATCGCTTAAATCTTTTGCTATTTCTTTTACAGTATTTATATTGGTATTTTCCATAATAACAATTTTAGCATAAACATCAGAATTCAAATTATAAAGATTTTTTATAGTCTTTATTTCATTTCTATATAATTTTTTATATTCATCCTCTTTTATATTATTAAAATGTTCTCTCAACTTTATGTCTATTGAGGCAATATCAAAATAAAAAACTCTGTCTGGAAACATTCCATTACTTTCTAAGAATGTCTTATACCCTTTATCTTTTAAAATTTCAACAATTTCTTTCAATTCTTTAAAATAAAGTAGTGGCTCTCCACCAGTAAAAGACACTGCAAACAAATCTGGAGTTTTTAACCTATCTATTATATTAACTATATCCTCAATATCCATATTTTTTAGTGTCTCAAATTCCCCACTTCCTGGAGCTTTTTCAACTCTATTTAAGTATTTTTTATGATTTTCATCGCAATAAATACATTTTAAAGGACATCCAGCAAATCTTACAAATATAAATCTTCTTCCAATATACTTTCCTTCTCCCATTATTGAACTAAAAATTTCTCTTATCATCCTTATCTCTCCAATATTTTTATTTATTTTGATTTATTACAATTTTATTCCAACTACCTTACTCAAACCGTTTTTCATATAAACTCCATAAACTACATCTGCTTTACTAACCATCTGTTCCCTATGGCTTATAACTATAAACTGACTTTTTTTAGAGGCGTTTTTAATCATATCTGCAATTAAAGAGACGTTTTTTACATCTAAGGCGGCATCAATCTCATCCAGTATATAAAATGGTGAAGGATTCAATCTTTGAATAGCAAATAAAAATGCTAAGGCAGTTAAACTCTTTTCTCCTCCACTCATGGCATCTAAACTTAATAATTTTTTACCCCTTGGTGAGGCATCGATTAAAATACCTCCTTCAAATGGATTTTCTTCATTTTCTAAACTTAATTTCCCTATACCTCCAATTTCTTTATAAACTTCCTCAAAATTTTTAGCCACTTTCTTAAATACTTCCATAAATACATCTTTCTTTTTATTTTCAAGTTCTTCCATTAATTGTAAATACTTTTTTTCATCTCTCTCATATTCTTTCCTTTTTTCTATAAGCTCATTATATCTGTTTAAAATATAGTTATAATCTTCAATAGCTCTCATATTTACTGGCTCTAATTTTTTTATTTCATTTTCTATTTCTCCTATGTATATTTCAAGCTCTTCAATGCTTTTATTATCTAATTCCTCATTTATATCTGTTTTTTCGCATAGATACAATTTTTTCTCTTCTTCTTCCAATTTACTCTCATATTTTGCCTTTTCAACTATAAGCTCATTTATTCTATTTTCAATATCTCTAACTTTATTTATCAAATCTTTTTTACACTTTTCTAAGTTTTCTATCTCTTTTTCTATATGTTCTCTTTTTTCAGAAAGTGATTTTATATTTTTAGCTATTTCTTCATATCTTTTTTTCTTTTCTTCTAATATAGATGAGTTTTTTTCAATGCTGTCTTTATACAATTGTATATTTTTCTTTAGCATTTCTTTTTTATTTGTTAGTTCTGAAATTTTGTTATTTAACTCTTCAATTTTTGGAATTAATATCTCTTTTACTAAACTAAGTTCTTTGTCAATCTCATTTTTTAACTTATCTTTTTCTTTTTCTAAGATTTTTAATTCTTCGTCAATCTCTCTTAATCTTTTTAGATATTCGTTATTTTCATATTCTTTTAATTCACTAATAACTTTTTTTCTTTTTTCAATTAATTCATTTATCTTATTCTCTAACTCTTCAATTTTACTTGATATTTCTTCTTTTTTAAGTTTTAAATTACCAATTTCTTCTAAAATTTCCTTATTTTTTAATTCCAACTCCTTTATTTTTAAATTGTTTTTTTCTATAATTTCTCTCCTTCTCATTTCATTTTTCTTAATTATTTCTAACTTGTTTTCAATTTCCATTTTTTTAGCAGAACTATTTTTTATTATCTCATTTAATCTTTCAATTTCACCTTTTATATTTCTCAATTCACTCTCAACAACCTTGATATTATTGGCTATTTCATTTAACTTACTCAAATCAATATCTACTTTAATTTTTGCTCCACTTTTGAATGTTCCCCCTCTTAACACACCACTGGGCTCTATAACCTCCCCATCCAATGTTACAAATCTAACTTTTCTATACTTCTCAGATAAAACTTTGGCAACATCAATATTTTCAACTATTACAGTGTTTCCAAACACATACTCGAAAATTTTTCTATATTTTTCATCAAACTCTACTAAATCAATTGCCCTTCCTATGACACCATCTTCAACTATATAATCTGCCTCTCTACCTTCAATTCTATCCAACGGTAAAAATGTGGCTCTTCCAAGTTTTCTCTCTTTTAAATACTTTATAGCTCTTACAGCGTCATCTATTCTTTTAACAACTATGTAATTTAACCTATTTCCAGCCGCCACTTCAATGGCTGTCTTATATTCAACCTTGGTTTTTCCTAAATTTCCTACTATATCAATAACGCCCGGTAAATTGGCATTTAATATTTCTTTAATAGCTCTATCTAAACAAAACTCTTCCATTTCTTTTAATGCCCTAATTCTTGCATTTTCTTTAACATATTGAGAATGCAATTCATCCAGTTTTATCTGTAAATCCTTCTTTTTTTCTTCAAGTTCTTTAATTTTCTTTTTTGAAAATTCTATCTCTACTTTTAAGTTTTCGAGTTCTAAATATAGGGGCTTAGTATCAATAACTTCAAAATTTTCAAGTTCTTCCTTTAATTTTATAATAATTTCGTTATTTTTTTCAATTTCAAAATATCTTTTATTTATTGTATTTTCTAAATCATTTAATTCTTTTTTTAATTTATAAAGTTCGTTCTGATTTTTTTCTATTTCATCAGTTAAATCTATTTCTAATTTCTTTAAATTTTTAATAATATTTTCACTTTCAGAAATTACATCCATTAGTCTTTCTTTTTCATAATTTAAATCGTTAATCTTATTTTCAATCTCTTTAATCTTATTTTCTTTTTCAATTATTTTATTTCTATATTCAATTATCTTTTTTTGGGTATTTTCAATTTCATTCTTTTTAGTTTTAATTTCACTTTCAATTTTATTTAGTTCATTTATACTATTGTCCAAAACTTTTTTATCATTTTCAATATCTAACTCCAATTCTTTTATTGACTTATGTAGTTCTAAAACTTCCTCATTGCCTTTTTCATTTAGTTCGTTTATTATATCATTTAATTTTAACTTTAAATTTTCAATTTTAGCATTTATCTCTTTAATTTTTCCCATAAATTCATCTTTGAGACTTTCTAAACTTTTAATGTCGTTTTGGAGATTCTCTAAAATGATATTTAGATAATTAACTCTTTTTAAAATTAAAAGATATTTTGCTGATTTTAACTCCTCATTTAACTTTATATATTTTTCAGCGTCTTCCTTTTCTTTTTTAAGTTTTTTTAAATTATTTTCTACTTCACTAATCCTTATGTCAATCATTTCAATTAATTCCCTTGCCTTTTTCAATTCTTCCTCTGCCTTTTTCTTCTTTTCGTCAAATTCTGCAATTCCACTAATTTCGTCAATAATTTTTCTTCTTTCAATTGGAGAAATATTTATAATTTTTAATAAATCTCCTTGCGATATTACCGTATCCCCTAACAAACCTAACTTTCTAAATAAGTCAATAATTTCATACTTAGATAACTTTTTTCTTTTTTCTTTGTCATTCTCCTTCCAAACTAAAAAATAGTCAGTTTCTCCACTTTTCTTAATTCTTCTCAATATTCCTACGCTATCGGCGTTAACATTAAATATATTATTATCATTTGAAAAATATAAACAAACCTCTGAATACTCTTCTCTCTTTCCGTTGTGATAAGTTATTAATTCTTTAAACCTGTTTGCTCTCAACTTTTTAGCAGAGGTTTTTCCTAAAACAAAAAGTATAGCATCAACTATGTTGGATTTTCCACTACCATTTGGCCCTACAATGGCTGTAAATCCTTTTGGAATGTCTAATGATAATTTTTTAAATGATTTAAAGTTTTTTAATTCTATTTTTTCTAAAGTAACCATTATAATCACCGACAGTTTTAATTACCGCTTAGCTAATAAATATCTCAACCAACTTCATATTTTTCACTAAACCTTTATCAGTTATTTTTAGTTCTGGGATTACTGGTAGTGTAAAAAAGCTCATACTTAAAAATGGATTGTCAAAGGAACTCCAATTTTCTATTTTTTTATAGAGAGTGTTAATTTTTTCAAATAAGTATTTTCCATTATCGCTCATTATTCCTCCTATTGGTAGAGATAAATATTCAATTTCTCCATTTTTAGCACATACAAAACCTCCACCAATTTCTTTTAATTTATTTACTGCCAAAGCTAAATCTTTTTCATTATTTCCTATTGCAACTACATTATGAGAATCATGAGAATATGAAGAGGCTATAACTCCCTCATTTAAAAAATTGTATATTAATCCCCTCCCAATATTTCCAGTGTTTTTATGTCTCTCTATAACGAAAATTTTGTTTATTACATTTTCTTTTAATAATAATTTTACCTCTTCAGAATCAAATATTAATTCTTCAGTAATTAAACTATCTTTTAATGGTTTTATTACCCTAACAAGCCCAGATTTTTCATTGTAGTCAATACCTTCAATTAAAAAATCATCTTTATCCTTTTTTGAGTATCTTAAAGTATTCATAAGATTTTTTGGAATTTTTTTATCTTTATTTTCATTTAATTCTTTTAAGACATCATCTAAGAATTTTCCTTTTATAACTATATCATAAACTTTAAAATTCTCTAAATCAT from Methanocaldococcus lauensis encodes the following:
- a CDS encoding valine--tRNA ligase, which translates into the protein MEMPKNYNIEIEKQIQKKWEESKIYKFDENSKKPPYIIDTPPPYPTGRLHLGHALNWTYMDIIARFKRMKGFNVLFPQGWDCHGLPTEVKVEEMYGITKSDIDRQKFRELCIKLTEENIEKMRKQIKSLGISIDWDREYITMTPEYIRKSQTAFVRMYKDGLIYRGKFPVNWCPRCQTAIAFAEVEYIERESKLNYIKFPSADGDGYIMIATTRPELMAACVAILVHPEDERYKDLIGKEFIVPLFGHKVKLLADNDVEKEFGTGAVMVCTFGDKTDVLWVNRHKLEIKKAIDEKGTLTEIAGKYKGLKTEEARKLIIEDLKKEGYLIKQETIKQNVGVCWRCKTPIEIIVTEQWFVNVKKLIPKVKEVANEIKWVPEHMKIRLLNWIEDMDWDWVISRQRIFATPIPVWYCPKCGNVVVAKEEDLPIDPTKTGYVCDKCGNKDLIPETDVLDTWMDSSITPMVITKWLDDNEFFGKHYPVQLRPQGHDIIRTWAFYTIVKSVALTGKKPWDEIVINGMVFGEDGHKMSKSRGNVVEPDEIIAKYGADALRLWASNSVIGDDVQFLWKEVDYGYRFLRKFWNACRFAKMHINDEIIEELKKPLDVKNPIDLWILSKLQKLIDRVNRDLENYRFNTIVEIYKFVWHEFCDNYIEMVKYRLYGNNEDDKKEARWTLYYVIDKLIRLLCPFAPHFADYIGEIYKIENLHFSFPEVDEKFLNESIEKIGEIAKNTVISIRRFKSNKGMPLNAPLKYVEIYTEDEETYNALIKTANDIKGTLKIENLEIIKGKPDLEYRIVEIIPDKSKIGPEFKKNAKYVMDLIKNADEETLDKIINEGLNTEYGVIRKEHIKDVKRALFCEGEEVDSIDIENVLAVAVIRK
- the purQ gene encoding phosphoribosylformylglycinamidine synthase I → MKIAVTKFLGTNCELDVCHAIKLAGGEPELVFFTKDNLDEYKGAVIPGGFSYGDYLRAGAISARTPIIKGLKKMVEEGKPVLGICNGAQIGLEAGFSKGTLTNNINARFICKWVYIRVENNKTPFTQYYKKGDVLKIPIAHAEGRFYADDKTLDYMYKNNMVVFKYCDETGEVTEKANPNGSIDNIAGVCNENQNCVLLMPHPERASEKILGSDDGLKMFKGMIDYAKKI
- a CDS encoding histone family protein, which encodes MLPKTTIKRIMKQYTDFNISSEAVDELSNLLMEIIKITTEVAEQNAKKDGRKTIKAKDIRNCDDERLKRKIIELSERTDKMPILIKEMLNVITSELE
- a CDS encoding orotate phosphoribosyltransferase-like protein, with the protein product MNKQLLKKVIELKNNGLTIGEIAEELNVSMDTARYLVLNAEKLLENEEKSLSLKNVDIFIDWKNIGSTANRLKYISSIIVDVIKSRNIEFDTVVGISTSGVPIATLVATELGKELTVYIPKKHISEEGKKISGSISHNFSPVNYKRAVIIDDVVTSGSTLKECIKQLKEICSPKLIIVLIDKSGLDEIEEVPLIPLIRVGVVNVEENIK
- a CDS encoding 7-carboxy-7-deazaguanine synthase QueE; translation: MIREIFSSIMGEGKYIGRRFIFVRFAGCPLKCIYCDENHKKYLNRVEKAPGSGEFETLKNMDIEDIVNIIDRLKTPDLFAVSFTGGEPLLYFKELKEIVEILKDKGYKTFLESNGMFPDRVFYFDIASIDIKLREHFNNIKEDEYKKLYRNEIKTIKNLYNLNSDVYAKIVIMENTNINTVKEIAKDLSDIGDITLCIQPVTPYGNIKSPSKRKLFEIMEACGEYLKDNVMLTIQMHKYLGVL
- the smc gene encoding chromosome segregation protein SMC; amino-acid sequence: MVTLEKIELKNFKSFKKLSLDIPKGFTAIVGPNGSGKSNIVDAILFVLGKTSAKKLRANRFKELITYHNGKREEYSEVCLYFSNDNNIFNVNADSVGILRRIKKSGETDYFLVWKENDKEKRKKLSKYEIIDLFRKLGLLGDTVISQGDLLKIINISPIERRKIIDEISGIAEFDEKKKKAEEELKKARELIEMIDIRISEVENNLKKLKKEKEDAEKYIKLNEELKSAKYLLILKRVNYLNIILENLQNDIKSLESLKDEFMGKIKEINAKIENLKLKLNDIINELNEKGNEEVLELHKSIKELELDIENDKKVLDNSINELNKIESEIKTKKNEIENTQKKIIEYRNKIIEKENKIKEIENKINDLNYEKERLMDVISESENIIKNLKKLEIDLTDEIEKNQNELYKLKKELNDLENTINKRYFEIEKNNEIIIKLKEELENFEVIDTKPLYLELENLKVEIEFSKKKIKELEEKKKDLQIKLDELHSQYVKENARIRALKEMEEFCLDRAIKEILNANLPGVIDIVGNLGKTKVEYKTAIEVAAGNRLNYIVVKRIDDAVRAIKYLKERKLGRATFLPLDRIEGREADYIVEDGVIGRAIDLVEFDEKYRKIFEYVFGNTVIVENIDVAKVLSEKYRKVRFVTLDGEVIEPSGVLRGGTFKSGAKIKVDIDLSKLNEIANNIKVVESELRNIKGEIERLNEIIKNSSAKKMEIENKLEIIKKNEMRRREIIEKNNLKIKELELKNKEILEEIGNLKLKKEEISSKIEELENKINELIEKRKKVISELKEYENNEYLKRLREIDEELKILEKEKDKLKNEIDKELSLVKEILIPKIEELNNKISELTNKKEMLKKNIQLYKDSIEKNSSILEEKKKRYEEIAKNIKSLSEKREHIEKEIENLEKCKKDLINKVRDIENRINELIVEKAKYESKLEEEEKKLYLCEKTDINEELDNKSIEELEIYIGEIENEIKKLEPVNMRAIEDYNYILNRYNELIEKRKEYERDEKKYLQLMEELENKKKDVFMEVFKKVAKNFEEVYKEIGGIGKLSLENEENPFEGGILIDASPRGKKLLSLDAMSGGEKSLTALAFLFAIQRLNPSPFYILDEIDAALDVKNVSLIADMIKNASKKSQFIVISHREQMVSKADVVYGVYMKNGLSKVVGIKL